In Capsicum annuum cultivar UCD-10X-F1 chromosome 7, UCD10Xv1.1, whole genome shotgun sequence, one genomic interval encodes:
- the LOC107853534 gene encoding mitogen-activated protein kinase kinase kinase 18-like, producing the protein MDWTRGHTIGRGSSATVSAAKSIWCDEVFAVKSVELSESQLLQKEQKILSQLSSPYIVIYKGYDVTKEKDKLTFNLMMEYMSGGTISNAIRKQGGWINEQLIGCYAKQILLGLEYLHSRGIAHCDIKGQNILLGKTGAKIADFGCARWVDAAERDGGGAAGSVEQIGGTPMFMAPEVAREEEQGCPADIWALGCTIIEMATGRSPWTDMTNTASLLYLIAFSGESPEIPRFLSLQAKDFLYKCLRRDPKDRWTAKQLLRHPFLEESNSNFMITQDFVTSSPTSILDQDIWSSDSMDHYLIRTASSVDTPLQRIRELGSNSRELNCKWNDDQRWITVRSSRSE; encoded by the coding sequence ATGGATTGGACAAGAGGCCATACCATAGGCCGCGGCTCTTCAGCTACGGTCTCGGCGGCCAAGTCAATTTGGTGCGATGAGGTTTTTGCTGTCAAGTCAGTGGAGCTATCCGAGTCGCAGTTATTACAAAAAGAACAGAAAATTCTGTCCCAATTGAGCTCCCCTTATATAGTTATCTACAAGGGTTACGATGTTACTAAAGAGAAAGACAAACTCACGTTTAATCTTATGATGGAATACATGTCGGGCGGCACAATCTCCAATGCAATTCGGAAACAAGGCGGTTGGATTAATGAGCAGTTGATAGGGTGTTATGCGAAGCAAATTCTTCTAGGATTAGAGTACCTACATTCAAGAGGCATAGCACACTGTGACATTAAGGGGCAGAACATTCTGTTAGGTAAAACAGGTGCCAAAATTGCTGACTTTGGTTGTGCTAGGTGGGTTGATGCTGCGGAAAGGGACGGCGGCGGCGCGGCTGGTTCTGTAGAGCAAATTGGTGGGACCCCAATGTTCATGGCACCGGAGGTGGCACGCGAGGAAGAACAGGGGTGTCCTGCTGATATTTGGGCACTGGGATGTACAATTATTGAAATGGCCACAGGTAGATCACCATGGACTGATATGACAAACACAGCTTCATTACTTTACCTAATTGCATTTTCTGGGGAATCCCCAGAAATTCCAAGGTTCCTCTCTTTACAAGCAAAGGATTTCTTATACAAATGCTTGAGAAGAGATCCAAAAGATAGATGGACAGCAAAACAACTCCTTAGACATCCATTTCTTGAAGAATCCAATTCGAATTTTATGATAACTCAAGATTTTGTGACAAGCTCTCCAACAAGCATTCTTGATCAAGACATTTGGAGTTCAGATAGTATGGATCATTATTTAATACGAACAGCAAGCTCAGTAGACACTCCTCTACAAAGAATAAGAGAATTGGGTTCGAATTCCAGAGAATTGAACTGCAAATGGAATGATGATCAGAGGTGGATCACAGTTAGAAGCAGCAGAAGTGAATAA